A region from the Hypericibacter adhaerens genome encodes:
- a CDS encoding alkaline phosphatase family protein translates to MSTCTKWVTQAVITCKNWSSKTSYECTQWADEGSNQCSQWADEGSDQCTSWEECHWYTPWNCIAGFFCRAWYWVAKWVCKAWYWVAKWVCKAFAWVVEKVCVLFGWIFQLVCVAWDTLRCALLNFWHWLESLFGRGGDRKPPAVDHVFVLMLENRSFDHMLGFSNLTGVDIQGNPVTADGVALNVNTNPDPTTSTDVSVAFPADFQLSGIDKGPGHEFENVVTQLCGGGVTYTAGAAYPPITNLGFIADYVDDGASQPTRIMNCFTRDQLPIMNKLAEEFAVCDRWFSSLPGPTFPNRFFAMAATSGGLDGSPSDLETVIATGFEGYRFENGNIFDQLDQYCLPWRIYRGDDFPAAFLLSGMNLNELQGRLTGIDDFESELNDAGFDKKFVWIEPRYGADEFDITGPGDFTCGNSMHPLDDVTRGEKLIKRVYEAIRNSPHWEKSLLIVTFDEHGGFYDHVTPTAAVPPGDTFTQDYIQHQFRFDVYGVRVPTLVISPLIPKGVIDKTEYDHSSILATVERLFGMGNLTERDKAAKDLRPLLSLATARTDAPATLPPVAVNPNPLDCEDDDDETGVILRTKLAEMKRAQAGGIYRDRKVRESPVDHSQIGFLQIALLRVLQDAEYPDRQQWIEDYRKIRNKLDAAIFMKEAKLKLRYGADVKKEARLERERQKPALRQGRRM, encoded by the coding sequence ATGTCGACCTGCACGAAATGGGTGACCCAGGCGGTCATCACCTGCAAGAACTGGTCGTCGAAGACCTCGTATGAATGCACGCAATGGGCCGACGAAGGCTCGAACCAGTGCTCGCAATGGGCCGACGAGGGTTCCGACCAATGCACCTCCTGGGAGGAGTGCCACTGGTACACGCCCTGGAACTGCATCGCCGGCTTCTTCTGCCGCGCCTGGTACTGGGTCGCGAAGTGGGTCTGCAAGGCCTGGTATTGGGTCGCCAAGTGGGTCTGCAAGGCTTTCGCCTGGGTGGTCGAGAAGGTCTGCGTGCTGTTCGGCTGGATCTTCCAGCTGGTCTGCGTCGCCTGGGACACGCTGCGCTGCGCGCTGCTGAATTTCTGGCACTGGCTCGAATCTCTGTTCGGCCGCGGCGGGGACCGGAAGCCACCCGCGGTCGATCATGTATTCGTGCTCATGCTCGAGAACCGCTCCTTCGATCACATGCTGGGCTTCAGCAACCTCACGGGCGTGGACATTCAGGGCAATCCCGTTACCGCCGACGGCGTCGCCCTCAACGTCAACACCAATCCCGATCCCACCACCAGCACCGACGTGTCGGTCGCTTTCCCCGCCGATTTCCAGCTCTCCGGGATCGACAAGGGGCCCGGCCACGAATTCGAGAATGTCGTGACGCAGCTCTGCGGCGGCGGCGTGACCTATACGGCCGGCGCGGCCTATCCGCCCATCACCAACCTGGGCTTCATCGCCGACTATGTCGATGACGGGGCCTCCCAGCCCACCCGCATCATGAATTGCTTCACCCGCGACCAGCTTCCGATCATGAACAAGCTGGCCGAGGAGTTCGCGGTCTGCGACCGCTGGTTCTCCTCGCTGCCCGGGCCGACCTTTCCCAACCGCTTCTTCGCCATGGCCGCGACCTCGGGCGGGCTCGACGGCAGCCCGAGCGATCTCGAGACCGTGATCGCCACCGGCTTCGAGGGCTACCGCTTCGAGAACGGCAACATCTTCGACCAGCTCGACCAGTATTGCCTGCCCTGGCGGATCTATCGCGGCGACGATTTCCCGGCGGCCTTCCTCCTGAGCGGGATGAACCTGAACGAGCTGCAGGGCCGGCTGACCGGCATCGACGATTTCGAGAGCGAGCTGAACGATGCCGGGTTCGACAAGAAGTTCGTCTGGATCGAGCCGCGCTACGGCGCCGACGAATTCGACATCACCGGCCCCGGCGACTTCACCTGCGGCAACTCGATGCATCCGCTGGACGACGTCACGCGCGGCGAGAAGCTGATCAAGCGGGTCTATGAGGCGATCCGCAACTCGCCGCATTGGGAGAAGAGCCTGCTGATCGTCACCTTCGACGAGCATGGCGGCTTCTACGACCATGTCACGCCCACGGCCGCGGTGCCGCCCGGCGACACCTTCACGCAAGACTATATCCAGCATCAGTTCCGCTTCGACGTCTATGGCGTGCGGGTGCCGACGCTGGTGATCTCGCCTTTGATCCCCAAGGGCGTGATCGACAAGACCGAGTACGACCACAGCTCGATCCTGGCGACGGTCGAGCGGCTGTTCGGCATGGGCAACCTCACCGAGCGCGACAAGGCCGCGAAGGACCTGCGGCCGCTCCTGTCGCTGGCGACGGCCCGCACCGACGCGCCCGCGACCTTGCCGCCGGTCGCGGTCAATCCGAACCCGCTCGACTGCGAAGACGACGATGACGAGACCGGCGTGATCCTGCGGACGAAGCTGGCGGAGATGAAGCGCGCGCAGGCCGGGGGCATCTATCGCGACCGGAAGGTGCGGGAGAGCCCCGTCGACCACTCCCAGATCGGGTTCCTGCAGATCGCCCTGCTGCGGGTGCTGCAGGACGCCGAATATCCCGACCGGCAGCAATGGATCGAGGATTACCGGAAGATCCGCAACAAGCTGGACGCCGCCATCTTCATGAAGGAAGCCAAGCTCAAGCTCCGCTACGGCGCCGACGTGAAGAAGGAGGCGCGGCTGGAGCGGGAGCGGCAGAAGCCCGCCCTGCGGCAGGGCCGTCGCATGTGA
- a CDS encoding xanthine dehydrogenase family protein molybdopterin-binding subunit, with product MNKPVATAPLVGQRIKRKEDRRFVTGEGRYVDDIQLPAMVHGVVLRSPHAHARILKLDIAAARALPGVLAIVTGADLDAAKVGGLPVGWIVPRTTGAPMAKPPHPVLATDRARHVGDPLAFVVAETRAQALDAMERIEVEYEPLPHIVDLERSVEPGAPQLWPEAPSNLCYDWEIGDPAAVSRAFATAAHVTTLKLVNNRIHASPMETRGTIGHYDPSTDRYTLYTSNQNPHIIRVLLAAATLGISEEKIRVVAPDVGGGFGMKIYHYAEEVLVVFASHKLRRPVKWISDRSEAYLSDTHARDHVTTVSLALDAEGVMQGLKVDTIANMGAYLSTFAPAIPSFFYAYPFPGPYKVRAVQCRTRAAFTNTQPVDAYRGAGRPECTYVLERAMDAAAREMGIDRVEIRRRNFIPPEAFPYKTPLLWTYDVAEFDRLMDQAVETADFKGFPARRAEALARGRYRGLGFAYYMESCGMGPSKLLNEQGCQAGQYEVGTVRVNPTGTVTVLTGSHTHGQGHETVYAQIVADALGVDFDKIEIVHGDTDRVPYGIGTYGSRSIAVGGSALKISLDKVVEKARQIAAHLMEANPTDVTFEQGVFRVAGTDLSRSFRDVVRAAYNPVDYPLDKLEPGLEMTTYFDPPNFTFPYGCHLCEVEVDPETGRIEIKALAAVDDFGNQMNPMIVEGQIHGGLAQGVGQGMMELCAFDNETGQLLSGSLMDYALPRASDLPSMRIESIVTPCHYNPLGVKGCGEAGAIAGPAALVSAVLDALAPLGVIDIDMPATPERVWQAIQAAK from the coding sequence GTGAACAAGCCCGTCGCCACCGCCCCGCTCGTCGGCCAGCGCATCAAGCGCAAGGAGGACCGGCGCTTCGTCACCGGCGAGGGCCGCTATGTCGACGACATCCAGCTCCCCGCCATGGTCCATGGCGTGGTGCTGCGCTCGCCCCACGCCCATGCGCGCATCCTGAAGCTGGACATCGCGGCGGCCAGGGCCCTGCCGGGCGTGCTCGCGATCGTGACCGGCGCCGATCTCGATGCCGCCAAGGTCGGCGGCCTGCCGGTCGGCTGGATCGTGCCGCGGACCACCGGCGCGCCCATGGCGAAGCCGCCCCATCCGGTGCTGGCGACCGACCGCGCGCGCCATGTCGGCGATCCCTTGGCCTTCGTGGTGGCCGAGACCCGCGCCCAGGCGCTCGACGCGATGGAGCGGATCGAGGTCGAGTACGAGCCCCTGCCGCATATCGTCGACCTGGAGCGCTCGGTCGAGCCCGGGGCGCCGCAGCTCTGGCCCGAGGCGCCGAGCAATCTCTGCTACGACTGGGAGATCGGCGATCCGGCGGCCGTCAGCCGGGCTTTCGCGACCGCCGCCCACGTCACGACCCTGAAGCTCGTCAACAACCGCATCCATGCCTCGCCGATGGAGACGCGCGGCACGATCGGCCATTACGACCCCTCGACCGACCGCTACACGCTCTACACCTCGAACCAGAACCCGCACATCATCCGCGTGCTGCTCGCGGCCGCCACGCTCGGCATCTCGGAGGAGAAGATCCGCGTGGTGGCGCCCGATGTCGGCGGCGGCTTCGGCATGAAGATCTACCATTATGCCGAGGAGGTGCTGGTAGTGTTCGCCTCGCATAAGCTGAGGCGGCCGGTGAAATGGATCTCCGACCGCAGCGAGGCCTATCTCAGCGACACCCATGCGCGCGACCATGTGACGACCGTCTCGCTGGCGCTCGATGCCGAAGGCGTGATGCAGGGCCTGAAAGTGGACACCATCGCCAATATGGGCGCCTATCTCTCGACCTTCGCGCCGGCGATCCCTTCCTTCTTCTATGCCTACCCCTTCCCCGGCCCCTACAAGGTGCGCGCGGTGCAGTGCCGGACGCGTGCGGCCTTCACCAACACCCAGCCGGTCGACGCCTATCGCGGCGCTGGACGGCCCGAATGCACCTATGTGCTGGAGCGCGCCATGGATGCGGCCGCACGCGAGATGGGGATCGACCGGGTCGAGATCCGCCGGCGCAACTTCATCCCGCCCGAAGCCTTCCCCTACAAGACGCCGCTGCTCTGGACCTACGACGTGGCCGAGTTCGACCGGCTGATGGACCAAGCGGTCGAGACCGCCGATTTCAAGGGCTTCCCCGCGCGTCGCGCCGAGGCGCTCGCGCGCGGCCGTTATCGCGGGCTGGGCTTCGCCTACTACATGGAATCCTGCGGCATGGGTCCTTCCAAGCTGCTCAACGAGCAGGGCTGCCAGGCGGGGCAGTACGAGGTCGGCACGGTGCGCGTGAACCCCACGGGCACCGTGACCGTGCTCACCGGCAGCCATACCCATGGGCAAGGCCATGAGACGGTCTATGCCCAGATCGTGGCCGACGCGCTGGGCGTCGATTTCGACAAGATCGAGATCGTCCATGGCGACACCGACCGCGTGCCCTACGGCATCGGCACCTATGGCTCGCGCTCGATCGCCGTGGGCGGTTCGGCCTTGAAGATCTCGCTAGACAAGGTGGTGGAGAAGGCGCGCCAGATCGCGGCCCATCTGATGGAGGCCAATCCCACCGACGTCACCTTCGAGCAGGGCGTCTTCCGCGTCGCCGGCACCGATCTCAGCCGGAGCTTCAGGGACGTGGTGCGCGCCGCCTACAATCCGGTCGACTATCCGCTCGACAAGCTCGAGCCCGGCCTCGAGATGACGACCTATTTCGACCCGCCCAACTTCACCTTCCCCTATGGCTGCCATCTCTGCGAGGTCGAGGTCGATCCCGAGACCGGCAGGATCGAGATCAAGGCGCTGGCGGCGGTCGACGATTTCGGCAACCAGATGAACCCGATGATCGTCGAGGGCCAGATCCATGGCGGCCTGGCGCAGGGCGTCGGCCAGGGCATGATGGAGCTCTGCGCCTTCGACAACGAAACCGGGCAACTGCTCTCAGGCTCGCTGATGGACTACGCCCTGCCCCGCGCCTCCGACCTGCCCTCGATGCGGATCGAATCGATCGTCACGCCCTGCCACTACAACCCGCTGGGCGTCAAAGGCTGCGGCGAGGCGGGCGCCATCGCCGGTCCCGCGGCGCTGGTGAGCGCCGTGCTCGATGCGCTGGCCCCCTTGGGCGTCATCGATATCGACATGCCGGCCACGCCGGAGCGGGTCTGGCAGGCGATCCAGGCGGCGAAATAG
- a CDS encoding AraC-like ligand-binding domain-containing protein: MSVQYRTAGIAPAERGRFWEQAVAQAYFPLDLSYRDAERFEGSIELWELGEVSLSRLVTDGITYARNARHLRQDPEEHFLITVPERADIRFMQDGMEVECRPGAFVVERSHLPYEFSDPDANALWVLRVPASLMRQRLSVPDRFASLRFDCAQGAGRLFVDMLRLVPETVEAILPAGRAVLGRQLVDLLALTFDNDAHILESRQASVKQAHLQRIEHYLRQNLAFSRLAPQDVAEACGLSVRYLHQLFQEKGATLGQWVREQRLIRCDEALRDPRQRQTIAEIAHFWGFGDQAQFSRHYKARFGRSPRETRQRGRSMPSSS, encoded by the coding sequence TTGTCCGTCCAATATCGAACCGCCGGGATCGCGCCCGCCGAACGCGGCCGCTTCTGGGAACAGGCGGTGGCGCAGGCCTATTTCCCGCTCGACCTCAGCTACCGCGATGCCGAGCGGTTCGAGGGCAGCATCGAGCTCTGGGAGCTGGGCGAGGTCTCCCTGTCGCGGCTGGTGACGGACGGCATCACTTATGCGCGCAACGCCCGCCATCTGCGCCAGGATCCCGAGGAGCATTTCCTCATCACCGTGCCGGAGCGGGCCGATATCCGCTTCATGCAGGACGGGATGGAGGTGGAGTGCCGGCCCGGCGCCTTCGTGGTCGAGCGCAGCCACCTGCCCTACGAGTTCAGCGATCCCGACGCCAACGCGCTCTGGGTCTTAAGGGTGCCCGCCTCGTTGATGCGCCAGCGCCTCTCCGTCCCCGACCGCTTCGCCTCGCTGCGTTTCGACTGCGCCCAGGGCGCTGGCCGCCTTTTCGTCGACATGCTGCGGCTCGTGCCGGAGACGGTCGAGGCGATCCTGCCCGCGGGCCGCGCGGTGCTGGGACGCCAGCTCGTCGACCTCCTCGCCCTCACCTTCGACAATGACGCGCATATCCTCGAGAGCCGTCAGGCCTCGGTGAAGCAGGCGCATCTCCAGCGGATCGAGCATTACCTGCGCCAGAACCTGGCCTTCTCCCGTCTCGCACCCCAGGACGTGGCAGAGGCTTGCGGACTGTCGGTGCGCTATCTGCACCAGCTCTTCCAGGAGAAGGGTGCGACGCTGGGCCAGTGGGTGCGCGAGCAGCGGCTCATCCGCTGTGACGAGGCGCTGCGCGACCCGCGGCAGCGCCAGACCATCGCCGAGATCGCGCATTTCTGGGGCTTCGGCGACCAGGCCCAGTTCAGCCGCCACTACAAGGCCCGCTTCGGCCGCAGCCCCCGCGAGACGCGCCAGCGGGGCCGATCCATGCCGTCGTCCTCCTGA
- a CDS encoding class I adenylate-forming enzyme family protein, whose translation MNTPTNIPASTLPPDMDSLAHLVRAAAGRFGSKPCLIGPERSVTFAGFAGEVASLARHLTASGIARGDRVALLDVDSIDFFEILYAIAAIGAIAVPLNYRQRVPELRYQIQNSGARLLLVGSRYEAEARELAPELALGWQKLEDFCRQGRADHPCSPADLLGVDGHSPFVICYTSGTTGRPKGAVLDQRACCIRAYKFIIEFGIRSDDIVHVTTPLFHISALVITMTCLVRGAGVLILPQFKLDTTMAAVRTHRVTFLSLVPTMLAMMAAAPDFGAAYFGDVRLIVYAGAPMNPRLLRDVMSVYKGDMVQSFGQTEDLPQSILSIEDHRQAFRDGAKHLDSIGRPPIGVELRICDAEGREAPDGEIGEIASRGGTGMVGYWQMPEETARTLKDGWLFSGDLGYRDKDGYIYLAGRKKQMIIRGGENVYPAEIERVLLDFPGLKDAVVIGLPDPVWGEIIAAVVVMQEGAVDPAVLIAHCKRHLASYRCPDRVFQRETLPYNAGGKVDRGLLRREYEAAAPG comes from the coding sequence ATGAACACCCCCACGAACATCCCGGCCTCGACGCTCCCTCCCGACATGGACAGCCTCGCGCATCTCGTCCGCGCGGCGGCGGGTCGCTTCGGATCGAAGCCTTGCCTGATCGGGCCCGAGCGCAGCGTGACCTTCGCGGGCTTCGCGGGCGAGGTGGCGTCACTGGCGCGGCACCTGACGGCATCGGGCATCGCCCGAGGCGACCGCGTGGCGCTGCTCGATGTCGACAGCATCGATTTCTTCGAGATCCTCTACGCCATCGCCGCCATCGGCGCGATCGCGGTGCCGCTGAACTACCGCCAGCGCGTGCCTGAGCTGCGCTACCAGATCCAGAATTCGGGCGCGCGGCTGCTGCTGGTGGGATCGCGCTATGAAGCGGAGGCGCGGGAGCTGGCGCCCGAGCTGGCCCTCGGCTGGCAGAAGCTCGAGGATTTCTGCCGGCAGGGTCGCGCAGACCATCCTTGCAGCCCCGCCGACCTCCTCGGCGTCGACGGCCATTCGCCCTTCGTCATCTGCTACACCAGCGGCACGACCGGAAGGCCCAAGGGCGCCGTGCTCGACCAGCGCGCCTGCTGCATCCGGGCCTACAAGTTCATCATCGAGTTCGGCATCCGCTCCGACGACATCGTGCATGTGACCACGCCGCTGTTCCATATCTCGGCGCTGGTCATCACCATGACCTGCCTGGTGCGCGGTGCCGGCGTGCTGATCCTGCCGCAGTTCAAACTCGACACGACCATGGCGGCGGTGCGCACGCATCGCGTCACCTTCCTCTCGCTGGTGCCGACCATGCTCGCCATGATGGCGGCGGCACCGGATTTCGGCGCCGCCTATTTCGGCGATGTGCGCCTCATCGTCTATGCCGGCGCGCCGATGAACCCGCGCCTGCTGCGCGACGTCATGTCGGTCTACAAGGGCGACATGGTGCAGTCCTTCGGCCAGACCGAGGACCTGCCGCAATCGATTCTCTCGATCGAGGATCACCGCCAGGCCTTCCGCGACGGCGCCAAGCATCTCGATTCCATCGGCCGGCCGCCGATCGGGGTCGAGCTCCGGATCTGCGATGCCGAGGGTCGCGAGGCTCCGGACGGCGAGATCGGCGAGATCGCCAGCCGCGGCGGCACCGGCATGGTCGGCTATTGGCAGATGCCGGAAGAGACCGCCAGGACCCTCAAGGACGGCTGGCTCTTCAGCGGCGATCTCGGCTATCGCGACAAGGACGGCTACATCTATCTCGCCGGCCGCAAGAAGCAGATGATCATCCGCGGCGGCGAGAACGTCTATCCGGCCGAGATCGAGCGGGTGCTGCTGGATTTCCCGGGCCTGAAGGACGCCGTCGTGATCGGCCTGCCCGACCCCGTCTGGGGCGAGATCATCGCCGCCGTGGTGGTGATGCAGGAAGGCGCGGTCGACCCGGCCGTCCTCATCGCCCATTGCAAGCGCCACCTGGCGAGCTATCGCTGCCCCGACCGGGTCTTCCAGCGCGAGACCCTGCCTTATAACGCGGGCGGCAAGGTCGACCGGGGGCTGCTGCGGCGGGAGTACGAGGCCGCCGCCCCGGGCTGA
- a CDS encoding enoyl-CoA hydratase/isomerase family protein, whose translation MSTDFATLRIEDEDGLRWIRFDRARKMNAFDEHQWAELGRALDEAAVAEGVRCIALGSTSGHFSSGYDLPAALAELEGGGPAEIRRHIGRGNAACWKVWHSTKPVIAAVEGYCLGGAFELAMACDFVLADRGASFGEPEARIAASAPFLISPWVMGIRHAKEVLLTGELMTAERAERIGLVNELCEPGRLGERVRAWSRKLQGFPAGIWAQNKMMVNRSYEIMGFSSAIAMGEDAFVELCCLPDPFKGELEQRVKRDGFASAIRWAQSRFE comes from the coding sequence ATGTCCACAGATTTCGCCACGCTCAGGATCGAAGACGAGGACGGCTTGCGCTGGATCCGCTTCGACCGCGCCCGGAAGATGAATGCCTTCGACGAGCATCAATGGGCGGAGCTGGGCCGGGCCCTCGACGAAGCGGCGGTGGCCGAGGGGGTGCGCTGCATCGCGCTCGGCAGCACCAGTGGCCATTTTTCCTCGGGCTACGACCTGCCGGCCGCGCTGGCGGAGCTGGAGGGCGGCGGGCCGGCCGAGATCCGCCGTCATATCGGGCGCGGCAATGCCGCCTGCTGGAAGGTCTGGCATTCGACCAAGCCTGTCATCGCCGCGGTCGAGGGCTATTGCCTGGGCGGCGCCTTCGAGCTCGCCATGGCCTGCGATTTCGTGCTGGCCGATCGCGGCGCGAGCTTCGGCGAGCCCGAGGCGCGGATCGCCGCCAGCGCGCCCTTCCTCATCAGCCCCTGGGTCATGGGCATCCGCCACGCCAAGGAAGTGCTGCTGACGGGCGAGCTGATGACAGCCGAACGCGCCGAGCGGATCGGGCTCGTCAACGAGCTGTGCGAGCCCGGCCGGCTCGGCGAGCGCGTGCGGGCCTGGTCGCGCAAGCTGCAGGGCTTCCCCGCCGGGATCTGGGCGCAGAACAAGATGATGGTCAACCGCAGCTACGAGATCATGGGTTTCAGCAGCGCCATCGCCATGGGCGAGGATGCCTTCGTCGAGCTCTGCTGCCTGCCCGATCCCTTCAAGGGGGAGCTCGAGCAGCGGGTCAAGCGCGACGGCTTCGCCTCAGCGATCCGCTGGGCGCAGTCGCGCTTCGAATGA
- a CDS encoding LTA synthase family protein translates to MPLLSTLLLYCLADLVAQSVFQVRIVRSRTVWDGGLLLAVSWLLFLASRRVWIFLLVQALLVAALWIGNPAKIAMLGRPLMPDDIDSFPALIEVLGPLGWAGLGLPLLLLGGLLLVNLTWRGWSAKLGLAGLGLVAAIPTSMPAPIVTAMDARFGNTTWDQRENYVWRGAALHSLQEIARTLANRRPSPGRGEALSAASQTLARPWLASLAVPPQPRNIYVMVLESFWDPSALTKAGYSEPPLDPRFEALWQRAGRSTALSPAFGGQTANAEFEFLCGFPVHDFTVKFESGFDNDLPCLPRVLGQLGYRTVASHPNGPGFWNRQNAYRHAGFERFWSVKDFDLDDLNGPFLSDRSLYRQVAARLDREQDGRPTLSYVMTYYGHWAYDLSEQRPAVLTASSDNDLVQRYGSVIRHKSRELYDEIERITATDPDAIVIAFGDHLPTLGAKFGGYVESGLLAERFGAFTPAQYGVSDATPLIVIDGKRGPLRVGSVPMFELPRLVMDLIGSSQTTLFDLSRTPGDRLYRPLPEATLIYSGREVAQVCRTGDDSAECADAAGWLASVELLERDLFEGKRYALDALDQPRPAFDPLPGAKPPLPSVEIAMPTTESDAPGDGAVPAGAVHVVQRQAASDSSD, encoded by the coding sequence GTGCCCCTTCTCTCCACCCTGCTCCTCTATTGCCTGGCCGACCTCGTCGCGCAGAGCGTCTTCCAGGTTCGGATCGTGCGCAGCCGCACGGTGTGGGACGGCGGCCTGCTGCTCGCCGTTTCCTGGCTGCTGTTCCTGGCCTCGCGGCGGGTTTGGATCTTCCTGCTGGTCCAGGCGCTCCTGGTCGCGGCGCTTTGGATCGGCAACCCCGCCAAGATCGCGATGCTGGGCCGGCCCCTCATGCCGGACGATATCGACTCGTTTCCCGCGCTGATCGAGGTGCTGGGGCCGCTCGGCTGGGCGGGCCTCGGCTTGCCGCTGCTCCTCCTCGGCGGGCTGCTGCTGGTCAATCTCACCTGGCGGGGCTGGTCCGCCAAGCTGGGGCTCGCCGGTCTCGGCCTCGTCGCGGCCATCCCGACATCGATGCCCGCTCCTATCGTCACGGCGATGGATGCGCGCTTCGGCAACACCACCTGGGACCAGCGCGAGAACTATGTCTGGCGCGGCGCCGCGCTGCACAGCCTGCAGGAGATCGCGCGCACGCTCGCCAATCGCCGTCCGAGCCCCGGCCGCGGCGAGGCGTTGAGCGCCGCCTCGCAAACCCTGGCGCGGCCCTGGCTCGCCAGCCTCGCGGTGCCGCCCCAGCCTCGCAACATCTACGTGATGGTGCTCGAGAGCTTCTGGGATCCCTCGGCCCTGACGAAGGCAGGCTATAGCGAGCCGCCGCTCGATCCCCGCTTCGAAGCTTTGTGGCAACGGGCCGGCCGGTCGACGGCCCTCAGCCCCGCCTTCGGCGGCCAGACCGCCAACGCCGAGTTCGAGTTCCTCTGCGGATTTCCGGTCCACGATTTCACGGTGAAGTTCGAGAGCGGCTTCGACAATGACCTGCCCTGCCTGCCGCGGGTCCTGGGCCAGCTCGGCTATCGCACCGTCGCCTCCCATCCCAACGGACCCGGGTTCTGGAACCGGCAGAACGCCTATCGCCATGCGGGCTTCGAGCGCTTCTGGTCGGTGAAGGATTTCGATCTCGACGACCTGAACGGGCCGTTCCTGTCGGACCGGTCGCTCTACCGCCAGGTGGCGGCGCGGCTTGACCGGGAGCAGGACGGGCGACCCACGCTCAGCTACGTCATGACCTATTACGGCCATTGGGCGTACGATCTGAGCGAGCAGCGCCCCGCCGTGCTCACGGCCAGCTCCGACAACGACCTGGTGCAGCGCTATGGCAGCGTGATCCGCCACAAGTCGCGCGAGCTCTATGACGAGATCGAGCGCATCACCGCGACCGACCCGGACGCCATCGTGATCGCCTTCGGCGACCACCTGCCCACGCTCGGCGCCAAGTTCGGCGGCTATGTGGAATCGGGACTGCTCGCCGAGCGCTTCGGCGCCTTCACGCCGGCGCAGTATGGCGTTTCCGACGCGACGCCGCTGATCGTGATCGACGGCAAGCGCGGCCCCTTGCGGGTGGGCTCGGTGCCGATGTTCGAGCTGCCGCGCCTGGTGATGGACCTCATCGGCAGCAGCCAGACCACGCTCTTCGACCTGTCGCGCACGCCGGGCGACCGTCTCTACCGGCCGCTGCCGGAAGCGACCCTCATCTATAGCGGCCGCGAGGTGGCGCAGGTCTGCCGCACGGGCGACGACAGCGCCGAATGCGCCGACGCCGCCGGCTGGCTCGCCTCGGTCGAGCTCCTGGAGCGTGACCTGTTCGAAGGCAAGCGCTATGCGCTGGACGCCCTCGATCAGCCGCGCCCTGCCTTCGACCCGCTGCCGGGTGCGAAGCCGCCGCTGCCGTCGGTCGAGATCGCCATGCCGACGACCGAGAGCGATGCCCCGGGGGACGGCGCGGTGCCGGCCGGCGCCGTTCATGTCGTACAACGCCAGGCCGCCAGCGACAGCAGCGACTGA